In the Leishmania donovani BPK282A1 complete genome, chromosome 29 genome, one interval contains:
- a CDS encoding carnitine/choline acetyltransferase, putative: protein MKRISATELQGNVLKLPRLPIPSVAATMDGYRSSLRALWSPEVTAPHLAKLDAFVNSSAPVLQRHLVDADMTAAESGKAPFTYVEGLLAQSALNSRSPQEVNMNASFVLQQDIAGADRTQAGVASALTYGIACWIQELRTNGLSVPADPAAQYDVSPLLTEFGRSLIPSKETDLLHTTPLEKLSHIIVLHDGHPYMVRVFDEHERVLDRRLIQKAFELILTITPDQDNTSPVSVLTAGSRAVWGQAYQELLKTPENAEVLRLFHESILVVCLDSMKWGNDESLAEASALHGSKEELENRWYDKHQMIVSEDGQVAFNFDSTSSDRVHWAKWIGDVLSILKERGASGGSTDGIDGVAVSRIVRHLSVTYGKSFVSHIRAARQEALAIVTDTEVHSIHLPCGRVQLSALKVEPDAFVQMCLQLAMYKMRNKLYSTTEVCSTAGFFHGTTELVHTTSEEMLALAKNLAQLQQDGEHAAVLDTNGKEMLTKLIRATSDRHVALTAAASRGEGYDRHLMALRHVARINGDKAALAFFEDDLFLKTSRSVLSTSEFSQPWLRYYTFGPMQSNGYGLGYVIDEQEVRISLSAFTNSPTTNVADLKAALMLSCNTLCEVLGGAPAANTAAAEATK from the coding sequence ATGAAGCGCATCAGCGCCACCGAGCTGCAGGGCAACGTGCTCAAGCTGCCGCGTCTGCCCATTCCGTCGGTTGCGGCCACCATGGACGGGTACCGCTCATCGCTGCGTGCACTATGGTCACCCgaggtgacggcgccgcacctAGCCAAGCTGGACGCCTTCGTTAACTCCTCCGCCCCTGTGCTGCAGAGGCATCTGGTGGACGCGGACATGACCGCCGCGGAGTCGGGCAAGGCGCCGTTCACGTACGTGGAGGGCCTCTTGGCACAGTCGGCCCTCAACAGCCGTTCCCCACAAGAGGTGAATATGAACGCTAGCTTTGTTCTGCAGCAGGACATCGCCGGGGCGGATAGGACGCAGGCTGGAGTGGCATCGGCCCTCACCTACGGTATCGCGTGCTGGATTCAGGAACTTCGGACGAATGGTCTCTCCGTCCCGGCTGATCCGGCGGCGCAGTACGACGTGTCGCCGCTCCTCACCGAGTTTGGCCGTAGCCTCATTCCATCCAAGGAGACGGATCTGCTACATACCACGCCACTGGAGAAGCTAAGCCACATCATAGTACTGCACGATGGCCACCCTTACATGGTCCGCGTCTTTGACGAGCACGAGCGCGTGCTCGATCGCAGATTGATCCAGAAAGCCTTCGAGCTGATCCTCACCATCACTCCCGACCAGGACAATACGTCTCCTGTGTCGGTGCTGACGGCTGGTAGCCGCGCTGTGTGGGGCCAGGCGTACCAAGAGCTCCTCAAGACCCCCGAAAAcgccgaggtgctgcgcctcttccacGAAAGCATCCTGGTGGTGTGTCTCGACAGCATGAAGTGGGGCAACGACGAGAGTCTGGCGGAGGCCTCGGCTCTGCACGGCagcaaggaggagctggagaacCGCTGGTACGACAAGCATCAGATGATCGTCTCCGAGGATGGGCAGGTGGCGTTCAACTTCGATTCGACATCGAGCGACCGCGTGCACTGGGCCAAATGGATAGGCGACGTACTCTCTATCCTCAAAGAGAGGGGTGCTAGCGGAGGGTCGACGGATGGCATCGACGGTGTTGCCGTGAGCCGCATCGTGCGCCACCTGAGCGTGACATACGGCAAGTCGTTCGTTTCTCACATCCGCGCGGCACgccaggaggcgctggcgatTGTGACGGACACCGAGGTGCACTCCATTCACCTTCCCTGTGGCAGGGTGCAGCTGTCCGCGCTAAAGGTGGAGCCGGATGCGTTTGTGCAGATGTGCCTGCAGTTAGCCATGTATAAGATGCGCAACAAGCTGTACAGCACGACGGAGGTGTGCAGCACGGCCGGCTTCTTTCACGGCACCACGGAGCTGGTGCATACGACGTCCGAGGAGATGCTGGCGCTAGCGAAAaacctcgcgcagcttcagcaggacggcgagcacgccgcggtgctggaCACGAACGGCAAAGAAATGCTCACTAAGCTAATCCGCGCTACGAGCGACCGACACGTCGCCCTCACAGCTGCCGCATCGCGTGGCGAGGGATACGACCGCCACCTTATGGCTCTACGCCACGTCGCGCGCATCAACGGTGACAAGGCCGCGCTTGCCTTCTTTGAAGACGACTTGTTCCTCAAGACGAGCAGGTCGGTGCTGAGCACAAGCGAGTTTAGCCAGCCGTGGCTGCGGTACTACACTTTTGGCCCCATGCAGAGCAACGGCTACGGTCTCGGGTACGTGATCGATGAGCAGGAGGTGCGcatttctctctccgcctttACGAACAGCCCGACAACGAACGTGGCAGA